The genomic window CGTTCAAATTCAACAAGGATTAACAATGAGCAAGAATTACAAGATTGCAGTGCTTCCGGGCGACGGTATAGGCCCCGAAGTGATGAAAGAAGCTGTCCGCGTGCTGGACGTGGTTTCCAAGAAGTTCGGCTTCGACGTGAACGCCGAATGGGCAAACGTGGGTGGTGCCGCCTATGACGAAAGCGGTTCTCCGCTTCCAGAAAGCACCCTCAAGCTGGGCGAAGCTTCTGACTGTATTCTTTTCGGTTCCGTGGGTGGCCCGAAGTGGGAACACCTCCCCCCGAACCTGCAGCCGGAACGCGGCGCACTGCTGCCGCTCCGTAAGCACTTCAAGCTTTTCTGCAACCTCCGCCCGGCCCGTGTCTATAAGGAACTCGCAGGCGCTTGCCCGCTCCGCGCTGACATCGTCGGTGACGGTTTCAACATCCTCACCGTCCGCGAACTGACGGGTGACGTTTACTTTGGCCAGCCGAAGGGCCGCGAAGGCGTTCCGGGTTCCAAGGAAGAAATCGGCTTTGACACCATGAAGTACAGCCGCTACGAAGTCGAACGCATTGCTCGCTTCGCTTTCGACGCCGCTATGCTCCGCAACAAGAAGGTTGCCTCCATCGACAAGGCCAACGTGCTCACCACGAGCGTGCTCTGGCGCGAAGTCGTGAACGAAGTCATCAAGGACTACCCGGAACTGACTCTCGAACACCTCTACGTGGACAACGCTGCCATGCAGCTCCTGAAGCGCCCGCGTGAATTCGACGTGCTCCTCTGCCCGAACCTCTTCGGCGACATCCTTACCGACGAATGCGCTATGCTCACCGGTTCCATGGGCCTCCTCCCGTCCGCTTCTATCGCCGAAGGTTCCTTCGGTCTGTACGAACCGGCCGGTGGTTCCGCTCCGGATATCGCAGGCAAGGGTATCGCAAACCCGCTGGCCCAGATCCTCTCCGTGGCTTTGATGCTTCGCTACACCTTCAAGGAAGAAGAAGCAGCCAAGGCTATCGAAGCGGCTTGCGAAAAGGTCATCGCCCAGGGCTTCCGCACTGGCGACATCTACCAGGAAGGCTGCACCAAGGTCGGTACAGTTGGAATGGGCGACGCTATAATTGCCGCTTTGGCTTAATGCTGGAGCTACATCTCCGGTACGCCAAAGCTCTCGCCAACACGGCTCGTTAAGACGAGCCGCTTATGGCTCACGGATTGCCGCTTTGGCTTAATGCAGGCACCGCACAAGCGTACAGAAAAGGCGTCCCGGTATCGGGAAGCCTTCTTTCTTCAAGGAGAATCTGTAGAAGAAACTTATGCTTCGACGGTCTTGCCCTTTTCGACAGCGTCGGCGAGGGTCATGCCCGTAAATTCCTGGGCGCTGAACCAGCGGCCGCTCTTCTTGTCGTCGAGCATCACGGAGACCATGGAGCCGGGAATCACGCTTTCGGGAGCGTTGGGGGCGTTGGGGCCGCCAAGGTCCGTGCGGAGCCAACCCGGGTCCATCACGTTCATCATCACGTCGGTGCCGTTGAGCTTGCAGGCAAAATCCTTCACGAACTTGGTAAGGGCGGCCTTGGCACAGGCGTAACCCATCAGTTCCGGCTCGTTGGCGATACCGCTGGTGGTAAGCTGCATGCGGCCAAAACCACGCTTGATCATGCCCGGCAAAAAGTGATAGGCAATCTTGATGGGCGCAAAGAAGTTCACCGCCATGGCATGGTGGAAATCGTCCATGGTGTTGGTAAGGTAGTCGGTAAAGTAGTGGCTCATGAGACCCGCGTTGTTGAACACCAGGTCCACCTGCACACCCCAGCTGTCGATTTCAGCAAGGGCGGCGTCGATTTCGGCCTCGTTTTCCAGGTTGCAGCCCACGGCACGACCTTCCACGCCGAGTTTCTTGATTTCGGCCAG from Fibrobacter sp. includes these protein-coding regions:
- the leuB gene encoding 3-isopropylmalate dehydrogenase, which translates into the protein MSKNYKIAVLPGDGIGPEVMKEAVRVLDVVSKKFGFDVNAEWANVGGAAYDESGSPLPESTLKLGEASDCILFGSVGGPKWEHLPPNLQPERGALLPLRKHFKLFCNLRPARVYKELAGACPLRADIVGDGFNILTVRELTGDVYFGQPKGREGVPGSKEEIGFDTMKYSRYEVERIARFAFDAAMLRNKKVASIDKANVLTTSVLWREVVNEVIKDYPELTLEHLYVDNAAMQLLKRPREFDVLLCPNLFGDILTDECAMLTGSMGLLPSASIAEGSFGLYEPAGGSAPDIAGKGIANPLAQILSVALMLRYTFKEEEAAKAIEAACEKVIAQGFRTGDIYQEGCTKVGTVGMGDAIIAALA
- a CDS encoding SDR family oxidoreductase yields the protein MIDVKGKWCLITGGCRGVGRLTAIEMAKLGANIILQGRDKAHAEPVLAEIKKLGVEGRAVGCNLENEAEIDAALAEIDSWGVQVDLVFNNAGLMSHYFTDYLTNTMDDFHHAMAVNFFAPIKIAYHFLPGMIKRGFGRMQLTTSGIANEPELMGYACAKAALTKFVKDFACKLNGTDVMMNVMDPGWLRTDLGGPNAPNAPESVIPGSMVSVMLDDKKSGRWFSAQEFTGMTLADAVEKGKTVEA